The Phycisphaerales bacterium AB-hyl4 DNA window CACAGCCGGCGCAGTAACGTCGGCGCGGGTCGGGACTGGCGAGGCCTTCTTTGCAGCCGAACTCCAAGCTTGCCTGAAACCTGACCCCGGTCGTCATTCGTGCCGACTCATGTTTTTCCAAAGGGTTCCGAAGAAATAGCGTGCCTTTTCATGGCTTTCGCTTGAACGGTTTTGCATCGTGGCATCCCAGCGAAGCTGATCAATGAGGATGGTTCCTTGGCCGAGCTTGTGCATTGTCATCCCGATGCCAGGCGACTCGTTGCGCGGATGCGTTTCGAGTGAGCGGAGGATTTTCTGACTCAACGTCCCTTGGGCGCTGCTTGTAACGTCCCACTTTCCAAGCCAGTCAGGTTCGTACAGCAACGCTTCGCCGTTGTGGCCGTCGGGCTCGAGAACGTAGTCGGCGATGGCGGTGGTCCGGACGGAGAAATCGTTGCCATTCGTCCACCCGAAGGTCGCCCAGCAGGTGTGGTAATCGCTGATGCCGTCCAGCAACGGATGGTCGAACTGCTTTGGTTCGATTTCAAATTGCTGTAGCCACATTTGAGGCGGCCTGAGAGAGATGGGTTGCCCCAGCCAATCCGTTAACGTTGCAAGGTAGGGCGTCTGGGGTGTCAGGCGGTGAACCCAGAGCGTGCCTCCTCCGCGGACGAACTGTTCTAATGCCTGAAGTTGCCGTGCGGATGGGCTGGCGTTGCCCGTCAACAGCACGTGATGCACGCCGGGTCTAAGGGGTTGCTCATCAGCCATTCCGCCGAAGAGAACCCTTGCCTCACGCATGCGTGCTTCCCAGTCGGCAAGCTCCTCCGGCCGAGCGAGCAACATAAGCTTGCGATCGACATCGTTGTCGTCGGCTTCCCGCAACGTGTCAGCGTATGCGGCAAGATTGTTGAGCAACTGTCGGGCGACTGGCTCGGTGGCCACGGCTTCGTTCAGCTGAAGAGCGCAGGCGACCAGCGCGCCCCGGCCGTATCTGGCGATAATCAACGGGGTGTATCGTAATCCGCCGATCCCGCTGGCAATCAGGGGGATTTCGAACGCCGGGTCGAACGGTGCTGCGTAGTTGGCTCGGCTAACGTAGTGGTCCGGTTGCCAGAACTGCCACTGTTTTTCGGGGATGTTGTCTGTCAAGGGGTGGCTACGTTGCGTGAACAGCCTGGTGGCATCGCTTTCGCGAGTGGCTTGAAGGTTTACGCCCGCGGCAGAACCTGAACCTACGTTTAACGTCATCACCACACCGCCGCGGTCGATGTACCGCTCAAGCAGGGGTCCGGTTTCAGAGCCCAATGCGTTGAACACCGACTGGTCGACCAGCACGAAGCGGACTCGTTCCGCGTCAAGTTGACGCACCACATCGGGGCCATGAACAGTCAGGCCACTCCATTCGGCGATCTGCCCCAATTGGTTGGTGTCTCCGATCAGCCGAACACGATCTGCATGCCAGCCCGAGGACGCAGGTTGTTCGGGGAAAACTTCCCAGTCTTGTGTGAAGCCTGAAACGAGTTGTCCCTGTGCATCGTTCAATTCGACATGGAACTGGCAGCCGGTCGTCTGCTGGACGTCGGGCAATTGGAACGACCAGTCGACGTCGTGCCGCTCGCCGGCTGGGATCGTCAGTTTTTCACTTTGGCGGTCGATGACCCGGCCGTCTTGAGTCAGCGTTGTGACGAGGGTCACATCGTGCGGTTCAAAAGAATCATTGAGCACGACGAGCGGACGTTGTGCCGTTGTGCCGCCACGCCAATGGCGAAGTCGATCGCGTGTGAAAACGGTGACAGGCTCCATGGCGCTTCGCATGTAAGGAGCCAGATGCTCGTTGCGCGTGACATCCCATGGGTCCATGCCTGCCAGTCCCATGTCGCGAAAGCCCTGGATCTGCAACTTCATGGTTTCACCGATGCCGCGCACCAAAGGCTCAGCTTGGCCGAAGAGGTCGCGATAGGCAGCCGGGCCGGTCCAGAACGCAAAGTGATCGGGGTAAGCGATGGCGGTGGCCGGTCCGAATTCGCCTGCAAACCAAGGGCGATCGCGGTCGGGCAACTCTGCACCATATTTGAACGCGCCCGGGATCTCTTCGGGGCGGCTGATGTCCTCCATCGCCCACGCGACGGGTGGGAACTCAGTGGCCCATAGCGGGTTTTTGGTGGGGCTGACGTAATAGAAATGAATGTTGATGATGTCGATGGGGAACCCGTGCGAATCGGGCTTGTAATCGCGCAAGTCGCCGTCGCCTTCCTGCATGATCGGCCGGGTCGGGTCGACCTGCTGAAGGTGACGGAAAGACTCGTAGAACTTCTCGCCGATAGGCTGGTTCGGGGCGGTAATAATGGCTTCGTTGGCCAGACTCCAGATCACAATGCTCGGGTGATTCTTGTCCCGAGCGACCCGTTCGCTCCACGTCCGCTGAAAATGGGTCCAGAAGCTGGGCTGGTCATAGGCATAATTGCGATTGAACGTCAGTTCAGATTCGCCGATGAGCATCATGCCCATCTCGTCCGCCAGAAGGGCGAAACGTGTGGGCGGCGGCATGGTGGTTGGCCGCACCGTGTTGATGCCCACGTCGTTGAGTTGTTTGAACATCGCACGCAGCGCGTCCACGCCGGCTTCCGTGTCCAGCGTGCCGTGCGTGAAAGCGCGCATGGCAACGCCGTTGATCATGATGTTTCGGCCGTCGATCCAGACCTCACGAAACCCGAATCGTATATGCCGCTGATCGAGAATTGCCTGTGTGCTCGCGTCGACAAGTTGAACCCGGGCGACGTAGAGGTGGGGGTCGCCGGGCATCCACAACGTGGCATCGGGCCAGGCCTGCTTCAACTCGACCTGGCCCGGCCCGGCCGACAACTCGACTTGACGCTCCACGCGGAGCACTGGGTCCGTTCCGATCTGGCCGGTGGCGATTTCGTAGGGCAGCACGTCCATGCGAATGTTGACCGGCCGCGCTGCGCCTGTCTGATTCTGCAGGCGAACGTCCGCTTGGATCTGCATGTCACGAAATGAGGACGTCATCGTCACGTCCGCTACGCGCAGCAGCGGTACTTCGCGCACATGAACGCTGTGGCGAATCCCTTCGCGCCTGAAGTAGCCGTAGCCGATGATCGCGCGGTTGGCGGCGCGGGCAATGGGCAAGCTTGCTTCGGTGAAACCTTGCTCGGTTCCCACGGCATCGCCTTCTTCGGGATTCAAGAGCGTGCCGATGACGCCCAGGAGAAGCACGACGAGTTCGTTGTCACCCTCGCGAACGTGCTCGCTGACATCGAACTCAAATGGGGTGTAACCGCCCAGGTGCGAGCCCACCGGCTGGCCATTTACGAAAACGCGACAGTGGTAGCCGACGGCGCTGAAGTGCAGGATCACACGCTTGGCACCCGGCTTGGAAGCGACAGAAAACGTTGTCCGAAATGCGCCGTCTCTCCCTGGGGCTGGCACCTTTACGGGGCTGGCGTCTTCAAACGATGGCGGCTCATCCAGGCGCTGCCATGGCACATGCTCCCAAACGCCGTCCAGGCTACGTAACTGATTGTCGACGTCCAGCGTCGTAGCGTCCCAGAATTCATGGTGCCGAGCGTTAGCATCAGGCGACGCGAGGATTGACGAAGGGTCGTACATCAGTGTTACCATTGCGATCAAGACGAAAGTCGTGACATTGCCCAACGCGTATCGTTGTTCAAACATGCACGATACTCCTGGAAATTGCCCGCGGTCGCTTCGGATGGAACGCTTCGGGCCTCGCGGCCCGCCGTCGACCGTCGGCACATGTCAGCATGCGGTGGCGTAGCATCATATCGATTGCTTACGGCTTGCCCTGAGTCTGATTGCTAATCCCCCTCCACCGGAATTTCAATGGAGATGATCCCGGTTTGCAAATAGTGGCCATTGAAGCATCGTCAAGTAACGGCTTGGGGTCAATTCGAATCCTCCGTCGTCTGCCGAAGGCCGAGGTGGCGGATGCGATAGTGGAGGGTGGGGCGTTTGACGTTGAGCAGGCGGGCGGCGGCAGCGAGATTGTTGCCGGTGCGGGCGAGCGCTTTGCTGATGATACGGCTTTCCACTTGCTCCATGGCTTGGCGCAGGTCGAGTTGGCCGTCGAGCGAGACGCTTGTGTCATCCCGGGTGAGGCCGAGGTCGGCGTGACGGATCTGCGTACCGTTGCACAAAATCAGTGCCCGCTCGATCACGTTTCGCAACTCACGCACGTTGCCGGGCCAGTCGTGGCTTTCCATGGCTTCCATTGCGGCAGAGGTGAATCGTGCTTCTGGCTTGCCGTAGTCGGTTTTGATGCGATCGAGGAAATGCTGGGCGAGGATGGGGATGTCCTGCCGTCGCTGTCGCAACGGGGGAATTTTCAACTGGAACACATTGAGTCGATAGTAGAGGTCCTTGCGGAACTTGCCTTGTGTCACCATGTCGGCAAGATCGTAGTTGCTGGCCGCGAGAATCCGGCAATGCACGTCGTATTGCTGTCGGCCGCCAATGGGTCGCGCGGCGCGCTCCTCTAACACACGCAGCAGCGTTACTTGGAATGCGGCGGAAACGGTGGCGATTTCGTCTAGAAAAAGTGTGCCGTGGCCTGCCTGGCGAAGCAGGCCGGGGTGCGACGCGTCGGCACCGGTGAATGCGCCGCGCTCGTGGCCGAACAGCTCACTTCGCAGCAGCGTATCTTCCAGTGCGCCGCAGTTGATGCCCAGGAACGGTTGATCCTTCCGCCCGGATGCATCGTGGACCGCCCTCGCCACCAGTTCTTTGCCCGTGCCCGAATCGCCTGTCACCAGAACGGTGGTTGGCGTGGGAGCGACCTTCTCGATCAACTGCGTCACCCGCTGGATGGCGGCAGATTGTCCCAGGATGAGTGAACGGGCTTCGGTGCGAGCACTTTGCCGCAGCCGATGATTCTCCAGCACGAGCTGCCGCCACTTCACCGCACGCGACACAGCCATGGCCAGGCGCTGGGTGTGGCGTTCCCGCTCCTTGCTGGTAACGGGTTGCAACGGCTCGGTCACATAATCGAAAGCGCCGCGCTTGATGAGGAAGACGATCGCCTCCGACTCGGCCATGCCCGTGGAGACGATCACGGGCAACTCGGGGTCGATTGCCAGCGTCTGGGCCAGCATCTCGTGCGCCGGCAGGTCGTATGACGTCGGCGTGGGTTCGGGCGGCAGGTCGTCCTCGCCGGGCTGCGGCTGTACGGCGTAGCCGATGACGACCGCCTCGGGCAGTTCAGCGCACTGCCGTAGCCAGGCCAGCGCTTCACGGTGCTCGGGAATGTCGACGACCTCCCATCGCTGCCGCATGGCTTGAAGCGTGTCCGTCGCAAATCCGCTGGTGACCAGGACGCGTGGCATTGTCGGACAGTCTCATCGACCAGCGTGGAAATGTCAATATTCTGCCGGGTCGTCAGTTTGCTGACGGCCCGGTTGCTCATGGGTCGCTATTTCGACACTCGTGAGCGGCATTTGGCGCGGCACGCCCCTTGCTTCAGGAGCTGCCGAAAGGAATCCTATGACACAAGAGCAATCACCGCGACGGATCGGCTTCATCGGACTGGACACCTCGCATGTTGAGGCGTTCGCCCGGCTGCTGATGGACGAGACGAACGAACATCATGTGTCCGGCGGGAAAGTGGTGATCGCCATGCCCGGCGGGTCGCCGGACTTCGAGCTGAGCCATTCGCGCGTGCCCGGCTTTACTGAAAAGCTGCGTGACCAGTTCGGTGTGCAGATGGTCGACACGCCCGAAGCGGTGGCCGAGGCGTGTGACCTGCTGTTCATCGAATCGGTGGACGGGAGGGTGCACCGCGAGCAGTTCGAGCGGACGATCAAGTTTGGTAAGCCCACATTCATCGATAAGCCCTTTGCGACCACCTCGGCCGACGCCCAGGTGATGGTGGACTTGGCGGCTGAGCACGGCGTGCCGTTGATGAGCTGTTCATCGTTGCGGTATGCCGACAACTTCCAGGCAGCACTGGCGGACGGAGCCGCGGGCGAGATCGTGGGGATCGACACGGCCGGGCCGATGGCGATTCAACCGACGCAGCCGAGCTACTTCTGGTACGGCATTCATTGCTTCGAGATGATCGTCGCGGCGATGGGTGTTGGCTGTCGTCGCGTGACTGCGAACGTGATCGGCGATCACGACATGGTGACCGCCGAATGGGATGATGGCCGCGTGGCTACCTACCGCGGCCTGAGCAAGGCCCATAGCAAGTTCACCGTGGCGTTGCATCGCGAGCGTGACGTAGCGCTGATCAACGCTTCCGACCCCGGTCGGCCGTATTACGCGAGCCTGCTGGAGGCGATTCTTCATCATCTGCCGCACGGCCGCTCCGCCATCCCATCGGCGGAGATGCTGGAAGTCGTCCGCGTGATTGAGGCGGCCAACGCCAGCCGCGAGACCGAGCAGGTGGTCGAACTGGACGGCGAGTCCCTCTCCTCAGGAGCACGACAATGACCGCGCATCAGACAACACGCAAAAGTGGGCTCGCCATCCACGGCGGCACCCCGGCCGTAACTGCGGCCGAGAGCGATCGGCGTCTGTTCCACTGGCCGATCGTCACCGATGAGGATGTCCAGGCGGTGGAGGCGGTGATGCGGTCGGGGCAGATGTCCAGTACGGATCTGACCAAACAGTTCGAAGCCGAGTATGCCGCCTGGCAGGGGTCGCGCCACGCGTTGGCGACCTGCAACGGCACGGCCGGGCTGCTCGCGGCGATGTGGGCATGCGGCGTCGGGGCGGGCGATGAGATCATCTGCCCGAGTATCACTTACTGGGCCAGCGCGGCGCCGGCGCTGACGCTGGGAGCGACGGTCAACTTCGCCGAGATTGACCCGGCTACGCTGTGCATCGATCCGGACGACATCGAGCACCGCATCGGCTCGCGCACCAAGGCGATCGTCGTCGTGAACTACGCCGGCCATCCGGCCGCCTACGATCGCATCCTCCCCCTCGCGCGCAAGCACGGCGTGAAGGTCATCGAGGATAATTCCCATGCCCATGGCTCGATGTACAAGGGGCGGATGTGCGGAACGCTGGGGGATATCGCCGCTGCCAGCATGATGGGTGGTAAGAGCTTCGCCATCGGCGAAGGCGGCATGATCACCACTGACGATCCGAAGCTTTACGAGCGCTGTGTGGCCTTTGGGCATTACGAACGTACCGGCGTGCCGAGCAACTACAACCCGGTGGATCAGCAGGTCCATGACGAAGCGCTGTTGCGTTTCCAGGGCCTGCCGCTGAGTGCAGCCAAGCACCGCATGAACCAGATGTGCTCGGCGATGGGGCGTGTGCAACTCAAGCACTACCCCGCACGCATCGCCGAGATTCAAAAGGCGATCAACCGTTTCTGGTCGCTGTTGGAAGGCGTGCCGGGCCTGCGGCCGCATCGGATTGACGAGCCGAACTCGACGATGGGCGGCTGGTATTTTTCCCGTGGTCTGTATGTGCCGGAAGAGCTTGACGGCCTGCCGGTGGAGCGGTTTTGCGAGGCGGTACGGGCAGAGGGCGTCATGAGCTGCGGCCCGGGCCTGAACCGTCTGCTGCACACGCATCCCTTCTTCCATGAGGCGGATCTATTCGGCCAAGGCCAGCCCACCGCCGTGGCATTCGGCCAGCGCGACGTGCGACAGTCGGCCGATGATTTGTCCGTGAGTGCCGGCGTGGGGGAACGGGTGTTGGGCATCCCTTGGTTCAAGCACGACGAGGCCGATCGCATTGAGCAGTATGCCGCCGCGTATCGCAAGGTCGCGGAGCATGCAGGCGAACTGAAAAGGTAATCCATGTCCATTTACGACGCGAAAGACACAGTGGACGCAACGCTCGCCCTTGATGGTGGGCCGAAGGTCCGCACGACGCCACTGCCAGTTCGCAAGCTGTTCGGCCAGGCCGAGCGCGACGCCGTGGTATCGCTGATGGACCGGGCGATGAGCGAAGGTTCGCACGCGCTCGGCTACGGCGGACCAGAAGAGGAGGCTTACTGCAAGCTGTTCGCCGAGCAGCTTGGCGGCGGCTTTGCCGACGGCGTGAACTCAGGCACGAACGCGGTGTATGTCGCGTTGGCGGCGCTGGACCTTGAGCCGGGCAGCGAGGTGGTCGTGCCGCCGATCAGCGATGCGGGCGGTGCGATGCCCGTGGCGATGCTCGGCTGCGTGCCCGTGGCGGCCGACAGTGCGCCGGGGTCGTTCAACACGGATGCCCGGCAGATCGAGCAAGTTCTCACCGACCGCACGGCGGCGATCCTCGTGGCTCACATCGCCGGTCTCCCGATCGACATGGCTCCTGTGCTCGAACTGGCAAGAAAGCACAAGCTCGCGGTCGTGGAAGACTGCGCCCAGGCGCATGGCGCGAAGTACCAGGGGCAAGCCTTGGGAACGCTGGGCGACACGGCAGCGTTCTCGACGATGTTCGGCAAGCATCACGCCTCCGGCGGGCAGGGGGGCTTGGTCTTTACCCGACGTGAAGACCTGTACTGGTCCGCGCGGCGACGGGCCGACCGAGGCAAGCCCTTCGGCCTGGAAGGGCAGCATCAAAATGTCGTTGCGGCGCTGAACTGCAACATGGACGAACTGCACGCGGCGATCGGCCGGGCGAATGTGGCGAAACTGCCAGGCTTTGTGGCCCAGCGGCGGCGGATCGCTCATCGGATCGCGGAGGGCTGCCTTGGGTTGGCGGGCGTGTCCATTCAGACCGAACGAGCGGGTGACGAGGCAAGCTACTGGTTCCTGCTGCTGAAGCTGGACTTGGCGCGGCTCTCGGTCGACACCGCCGGCTTTGCCGAGGCGGTCACGGCGGAAGGCGTCGGCTGCGCTGCAGGTTATCCTTTCTTTCCGGCGCGGATGCCATGGGCCAGTGAACGCTGGCCCATGCCGGAACTGCCTAACGCCCGGGCCGCGGAAGCGAGCCATTGTCGCATCATGATCCACGAAGGTTGGACGGACGCCGAGGCCGACGATACGTTCGCGGCGATCCACAAGGTTGCATCGGCCTACGGAAAGTAACTGAATGATCATTGATACCCACCAGCATGTGTTCTGGCACGGCCGCGATGACGCGGGACTCATTGCCGACCTCGACGAGCATTCCATCGATCTGGCGTGGCTGCTTACGTGGGAGATTGCTTCGACGGAAGACTCGCCGGCCTATCACCATGTGCTCAATCCCGAGCACCTGCGGCCGGACGGCACGCACGCGGGCATCGTGCTCGCCGACCTGATCAAGGCACGTGACCGCTACCCGGATCGCTTCGTCCTCGGCTACTGCCCGCACCCGTGTCTCGGCGACGCGCCAGCGCTGTTGGAAGCAGCCCATCGCATGCACGGCGCGCGCGTGTGCGGCGAGTGGAAGTTTCGCATGCTCTTTGACGATCCACGTTGCCTGAATCTCTACCGCAAAGCCGGCGAGCTTGGCATGCCCGTGGTGCTTCACCTGGATGTGCCCTATCTGAATGACAAGGCGACCGGCCGACCGGTCTACCAGCCCAACTGGTATGGCGGCACGGTGGCCAACCTTGAGCGGGCGCTGCAGGCGTGCCCGGAAACAACTTTCATTGGCCATGCACCGGGTTTCTGGCGCGAGATCAGCGGCGACGCCGATCAAGCCGCCTCTCACTATCCGGAAGGGCCGCTTGCCCCCGGCAACCGGATTGAACACCTTCTGGAGCGTTACCCCAACCTGTACGCCGATCTCTCCGCCGGCTCGGCGCTGCGGGCACTGAAGCGCGATGTCGCGTTCAGCCGTAACCTGCTCGAGCGGTTCCAGAATCGCTTTCTGTTTGCACGCGATTACTACGGCGGTGAGTTGATGGCATTTCTCCGGCAAATGGACCTCAGCGACTCGGCATGGTCGGCGATCGTCCATGGCAATGCACAACGTCTGGTACCGCTGGATGCAGAGACTGTGCCGGCATCGACAATGACGCTTTCCTGATCGCCGACCAACGAAAGCCAAGCAAAAGCATGGCAAAGTGGCGAGTCGACTTTCATATGAAAAACCACATGATGAACGATGAACAACTACGTCGACGGATGATGGGCTGTTGGCTGGGTAAGGCGGTCGGCGGCACGCTGGGTATGCCGTACGAAGGTGTTCGGCAGCCGCTGAACCTGAGCTACTACGATCCCGTGCCGACTGAAATGCTGCCTAATGACGACCTCGACGCGCAGGTGGTCTACGCCTTTCTGCTGGACCAGATGAGCGAGCCGCGCGTGGATCGGCATGTACTTAGCCGGGCGTGGCAGCACATCGGCATGTCGCCGGATGAGTACGGCATCTGTAAACGCAATCTCAAACTGGGGCTGGTACCGCCGGCCACGGGCAGCTACGACAATCCGTTCACTCGCGGCATGGGCGCGGCGATCCGCACGGAGTTGTGGGCCTGCTTCGCTCCGGGGCAGCCGGAGTTGGCTGCGGCCTATGCCTGGGAGGACGCCTGTATGGATCATGCGGGGGAGGGGATTCACGCAGCTGTCTTCCTGGCGGTGCTGGAGAGCCTCGCCTTCGTGGAGCAGGATCGCGAGGTCCTGCTGAACCGCGCCCTGGCGTTCCTCCCCCGCGACAGTGAGGTTCGCGAAGCCATCGAGAACACCCGTGCCTGGTGGCGTGAGACATCCGACTGGAGCGCGGTGCAGAAACGCCTGGCCGAGCGGTACCTCAACGACAACTTCACCGACGTCGTGATCAACCTTGGCTACATCGTTCTGGGTTGGCTGGCGGGTGAGGGCGATTTCGGCAAGTCAATCTGTGCCGCCGTCAACGCGGGGCAAGACACTGACTGCACGGGCGCGACGCTCGGCGCGCTACTGGGCATCCTCGATCCGACGAGCATCGAGGCGAAATGGCTGGAG harbors:
- a CDS encoding glycoside hydrolase family 2 protein; translated protein: MFEQRYALGNVTTFVLIAMVTLMYDPSSILASPDANARHHEFWDATTLDVDNQLRSLDGVWEHVPWQRLDEPPSFEDASPVKVPAPGRDGAFRTTFSVASKPGAKRVILHFSAVGYHCRVFVNGQPVGSHLGGYTPFEFDVSEHVREGDNELVVLLLGVIGTLLNPEEGDAVGTEQGFTEASLPIARAANRAIIGYGYFRREGIRHSVHVREVPLLRVADVTMTSSFRDMQIQADVRLQNQTGAARPVNIRMDVLPYEIATGQIGTDPVLRVERQVELSAGPGQVELKQAWPDATLWMPGDPHLYVARVQLVDASTQAILDQRHIRFGFREVWIDGRNIMINGVAMRAFTHGTLDTEAGVDALRAMFKQLNDVGINTVRPTTMPPPTRFALLADEMGMMLIGESELTFNRNYAYDQPSFWTHFQRTWSERVARDKNHPSIVIWSLANEAIITAPNQPIGEKFYESFRHLQQVDPTRPIMQEGDGDLRDYKPDSHGFPIDIINIHFYYVSPTKNPLWATEFPPVAWAMEDISRPEEIPGAFKYGAELPDRDRPWFAGEFGPATAIAYPDHFAFWTGPAAYRDLFGQAEPLVRGIGETMKLQIQGFRDMGLAGMDPWDVTRNEHLAPYMRSAMEPVTVFTRDRLRHWRGGTTAQRPLVVLNDSFEPHDVTLVTTLTQDGRVIDRQSEKLTIPAGERHDVDWSFQLPDVQQTTGCQFHVELNDAQGQLVSGFTQDWEVFPEQPASSGWHADRVRLIGDTNQLGQIAEWSGLTVHGPDVVRQLDAERVRFVLVDQSVFNALGSETGPLLERYIDRGGVVMTLNVGSGSAAGVNLQATRESDATRLFTQRSHPLTDNIPEKQWQFWQPDHYVSRANYAAPFDPAFEIPLIASGIGGLRYTPLIIARYGRGALVACALQLNEAVATEPVARQLLNNLAAYADTLREADDNDVDRKLMLLARPEELADWEARMREARVLFGGMADEQPLRPGVHHVLLTGNASPSARQLQALEQFVRGGGTLWVHRLTPQTPYLATLTDWLGQPISLRPPQMWLQQFEIEPKQFDHPLLDGISDYHTCWATFGWTNGNDFSVRTTAIADYVLEPDGHNGEALLYEPDWLGKWDVTSSAQGTLSQKILRSLETHPRNESPGIGMTMHKLGQGTILIDQLRWDATMQNRSSESHEKARYFFGTLWKNMSRHE
- a CDS encoding sigma-54 dependent transcriptional regulator — its product is MPRVLVTSGFATDTLQAMRQRWEVVDIPEHREALAWLRQCAELPEAVVIGYAVQPQPGEDDLPPEPTPTSYDLPAHEMLAQTLAIDPELPVIVSTGMAESEAIVFLIKRGAFDYVTEPLQPVTSKERERHTQRLAMAVSRAVKWRQLVLENHRLRQSARTEARSLILGQSAAIQRVTQLIEKVAPTPTTVLVTGDSGTGKELVARAVHDASGRKDQPFLGINCGALEDTLLRSELFGHERGAFTGADASHPGLLRQAGHGTLFLDEIATVSAAFQVTLLRVLEERAARPIGGRQQYDVHCRILAASNYDLADMVTQGKFRKDLYYRLNVFQLKIPPLRQRRQDIPILAQHFLDRIKTDYGKPEARFTSAAMEAMESHDWPGNVRELRNVIERALILCNGTQIRHADLGLTRDDTSVSLDGQLDLRQAMEQVESRIISKALARTGNNLAAAARLLNVKRPTLHYRIRHLGLRQTTEDSN
- a CDS encoding Gfo/Idh/MocA family protein translates to MTQEQSPRRIGFIGLDTSHVEAFARLLMDETNEHHVSGGKVVIAMPGGSPDFELSHSRVPGFTEKLRDQFGVQMVDTPEAVAEACDLLFIESVDGRVHREQFERTIKFGKPTFIDKPFATTSADAQVMVDLAAEHGVPLMSCSSLRYADNFQAALADGAAGEIVGIDTAGPMAIQPTQPSYFWYGIHCFEMIVAAMGVGCRRVTANVIGDHDMVTAEWDDGRVATYRGLSKAHSKFTVALHRERDVALINASDPGRPYYASLLEAILHHLPHGRSAIPSAEMLEVVRVIEAANASRETEQVVELDGESLSSGARQ
- a CDS encoding DegT/DnrJ/EryC1/StrS family aminotransferase; its protein translation is MTAHQTTRKSGLAIHGGTPAVTAAESDRRLFHWPIVTDEDVQAVEAVMRSGQMSSTDLTKQFEAEYAAWQGSRHALATCNGTAGLLAAMWACGVGAGDEIICPSITYWASAAPALTLGATVNFAEIDPATLCIDPDDIEHRIGSRTKAIVVVNYAGHPAAYDRILPLARKHGVKVIEDNSHAHGSMYKGRMCGTLGDIAAASMMGGKSFAIGEGGMITTDDPKLYERCVAFGHYERTGVPSNYNPVDQQVHDEALLRFQGLPLSAAKHRMNQMCSAMGRVQLKHYPARIAEIQKAINRFWSLLEGVPGLRPHRIDEPNSTMGGWYFSRGLYVPEELDGLPVERFCEAVRAEGVMSCGPGLNRLLHTHPFFHEADLFGQGQPTAVAFGQRDVRQSADDLSVSAGVGERVLGIPWFKHDEADRIEQYAAAYRKVAEHAGELKR
- a CDS encoding DegT/DnrJ/EryC1/StrS family aminotransferase, translating into MSIYDAKDTVDATLALDGGPKVRTTPLPVRKLFGQAERDAVVSLMDRAMSEGSHALGYGGPEEEAYCKLFAEQLGGGFADGVNSGTNAVYVALAALDLEPGSEVVVPPISDAGGAMPVAMLGCVPVAADSAPGSFNTDARQIEQVLTDRTAAILVAHIAGLPIDMAPVLELARKHKLAVVEDCAQAHGAKYQGQALGTLGDTAAFSTMFGKHHASGGQGGLVFTRREDLYWSARRRADRGKPFGLEGQHQNVVAALNCNMDELHAAIGRANVAKLPGFVAQRRRIAHRIAEGCLGLAGVSIQTERAGDEASYWFLLLKLDLARLSVDTAGFAEAVTAEGVGCAAGYPFFPARMPWASERWPMPELPNARAAEASHCRIMIHEGWTDAEADDTFAAIHKVASAYGK
- a CDS encoding amidohydrolase family protein — translated: MIIDTHQHVFWHGRDDAGLIADLDEHSIDLAWLLTWEIASTEDSPAYHHVLNPEHLRPDGTHAGIVLADLIKARDRYPDRFVLGYCPHPCLGDAPALLEAAHRMHGARVCGEWKFRMLFDDPRCLNLYRKAGELGMPVVLHLDVPYLNDKATGRPVYQPNWYGGTVANLERALQACPETTFIGHAPGFWREISGDADQAASHYPEGPLAPGNRIEHLLERYPNLYADLSAGSALRALKRDVAFSRNLLERFQNRFLFARDYYGGELMAFLRQMDLSDSAWSAIVHGNAQRLVPLDAETVPASTMTLS
- a CDS encoding ADP-ribosylglycohydrolase family protein, with the translated sequence MMNDEQLRRRMMGCWLGKAVGGTLGMPYEGVRQPLNLSYYDPVPTEMLPNDDLDAQVVYAFLLDQMSEPRVDRHVLSRAWQHIGMSPDEYGICKRNLKLGLVPPATGSYDNPFTRGMGAAIRTELWACFAPGQPELAAAYAWEDACMDHAGEGIHAAVFLAVLESLAFVEQDREVLLNRALAFLPRDSEVREAIENTRAWWRETSDWSAVQKRLAERYLNDNFTDVVINLGYIVLGWLAGEGDFGKSICAAVNAGQDTDCTGATLGALLGILDPTSIEAKWLEPIGNELVLSESVTGVDHPDTLEEFTDLVLDLRRRLANRAPAVDEPPQATSHLAIAAEMSFVDAAALPTLSSQPSMPADAEPVLLPGHDIHWPREQCRGEQVWVRYRVHLSESGPVKLLFNTPEPMRVWFDGRGVLARDGGAFVPAMHRAPADQVVILETEAGPHEIVAVMRRPSAPQALRWCVGLAHVKPEPLRDDWLVDAFVRPQHHAIASQG